A segment of the Candida albicans SC5314 chromosome 2, complete sequence genome:
CTCCAACAAGATATAACCAATATAGAGTTGGCAAGAACTACTAAATTGTCATctacaatttcaaattcgAGTAAATTAACGTCGATTTTTTCACAAGCAAATGATTTGGGCCATAAGTTGACgtttaaaatcaaatcattagatCAAGAAATTGGCAATGTAAACAAAACGTTGGACTACGTGacaaatattcaattattaaaaaataacatCAACCAAGCAAATTATGCCATTGAACACAAAAATTGGGAATTGGCCGCTCAATGTATACATActatcaattcaaaaatccCCTCTGAATTGATTTCTGGCAAATATGCATCGGTTGTGATTCCATCCACCGAGTTGCCAGAACTGCCTACAGTTGCAATAGCTAATTGGATAGATAAGTTAACCCAAGTGTTTAAGGAAAAATTCACCGAGGCAGCAAAAGCTAAAAATGTTGAACAATTGACgaaatttttccaattattCCCACTAATCAACCAGGAAGAGATAGGTCTTAACTGTTATTCCAAATTTATTTgtgaaatcatcaatgaAACATCTAAAAGTCTAACAGCAGGGTTGGAGAATGCCCATGATTTGAAACCCGCTATTTTTTCTAATGTTGTCATGCAATTATTTGAGAACATTTCCATGATGTTGTCTCAACATGGACctttaatcaaaaaatacTATAGTGCTACATATCCACTGGCATTGTCATATGTTATTAGCAAAATCCAAAGAGAAATCGATTTACAAGTTGGAATTATTGCTGACACCTTTTATGATTTAAGAAGATTAGATAAACATTTTCAAGACATCAAGCTTTACAGTTTTCCTGTATTGACACGAAGATTGGCAGAATTAAAAGATCACCCAAATCAAGATCAGGAATCAAGAAGAACTAGTTTTGATACATCAGACGATTTATTACCAATAAGATTAATTGGAGATTTAATACAAGAATTgtcttcaatttttgaaaactggACGTTATACTGCCGATTTATAACCGTCAAATACTTACAAGAACCGAAACATAGACAAAATGGGAAAGAAGTAGTGACAGGAAAATCACCTACGGAAGACAAAGATGCATTACTTTTACCTGATTTAATTCGCAAATCCACttttacaagaaaaattaatgaaaagcTTTTGCCTTCATTTGAAACATTGTACAAGTTTTATTTCCGTCGTTCCAtagaaaaatcaatcacCATTGAAGAATTGCCATCATTAGATGCATATTTGGTATTAAGTAACGAGCCTGGAGTACACCCCGAACAAGTACCTATATCTTCtgttgttgaagatttGACTTTGGTCCTAAATAACACTTTGCGTAACATTATTCAATCTGGTTTACCTACAGCAGTGAAGagttttattaatgaaagTTTCGGCATTGTTCAACAAGATTTGTTAAAtggatttttcattaaaaaCTTGAATGACAATCAACCAAGATATAACCAAACATTATCATTGATAGACCCTGCAAGTACTATTAACCGTACTAATAGTCCAATCAGTAGAAGTGCTACTCCAGATGTGCATGGAGGTAGTGGTGGATTATCAACTGGTGCAGGATTTTTGAAGGGAGCGTCAAGTGCCTTGGGAAGTGTCGTTAGTGGTTCTGGTGCAATTGTAGGCAGTTTACAAACCACTCCcaataatacaaaattgTTAAGtttcatcatttatttGAACACCGTGGCTATGGCACAAGAATATTTCACAAAAGTATTTCAGAATATAAATAAGGACAGTTACTTACAATCATATTATCCTTTCGGTAAAGACAAGAGTAAAATCtcaaatattttacaaCAAGATTTTTTGGACCCATTTACTAGTGTAAGTAACAAAATCATTTCAGAAagtttgattaatttataCAATCAACTGATCAAGAACAAATTGTTATTGCTTGTTAATGAATTCTTTACAGATATTCCAACAgccaataatgaaaacaattatGTGATTTATTCAAGCAATAACATAAATGACCCAACAATCTTAATTAAATTCACGTCAAACTGGCAGTCATTAATGAAACCATACCTACAAACATTACACAAAACTCTTTGGAGTAAATTGTTGCGATTAGTCGTGGTTAATTTAACCAATTTGTTAGAAAAGAAGTTGTTCAtgatattaaataaattgaaaattaatgaattgggAGCTATAAAGCTAGAGAAAGATGTTTCgtatttaattaatgaaatttgcCGTGATAATTACTATTTGCGTGAAAAATTCGTTAGATTGACTCAAATTGTATTATTGGTAGGTATGGATGATGAAGAGTACGAAGAAAGCAACCAACCAGTAACTAAAGCTCGTGAAACTGAAGAGGATGGAGGAGAAGGAAGAGATGATTTTGACGATGAAATTGGTGGTATAAATTGGGTATTAACCCCACAGGAAAGAATCCAAATACGTAAATACAGAATTTAGAGAACAAGTCTAATATATACACATACATTTTGCTtatgatttaataaatcgtataattaaattacTATACATGCTGATACTAGTACTCTATATACTTTCTTCCTTCGGTTCTGAATCTTCTTTCTTATCTGATTCTTCCTTTGAATTATCCACATGTTTACTTGTCATTTGTATCAAATTATCGGGTCTAATTcttaaattcaaattatggAAATCAAACTTGGGATGAGTAAATTCACATTCAGGGCCTTTTGGACAGAATCCATAAAGATATAACGGGCATAGCACTCGTCTGACATGACGATTCTTACAATTGGGACCTTCACTACAGAACCCTTGATTATAGTTTAAGCATTCTGGTATTTTCAGTTGAGGATCAACATGTAGATACAAACACTCTGATGTTTGAGTACAGTAGCCATTTTTGGAATAAAACAAACATTCAGGCATTTTTCTTAAATTGTATTCATGTAAGAACTCGCAATGATCACCCTTTTTACATAATCCTCTTAACCAATGTTTACAAACAATCTTATTGGAATACATTGCAGATACGTGTTTATTAGGACAGTTGTTGCCCTGGGGACAAGAATTGTCAGGATTTAATGGGTTGTAGAATTGACATACTGGACGATCAGGATCAAGACCAAAATTATATTCCTGACGTAAAAATGGTTCAAACTTAAAATGTCTGTTTGATGTATTTGGATGTATTACTGGATTCAGCTGTAGCATGTGTTGATTTTAAAGTCTTAGTGATGTGTTGAGTATAACAAGTAATTActtgaataaaataatttgaaaaaaataaggaatagatatataaacaaatttctttgatttaaatcaattgtcGATTAATAATCGCtgtaataaatttgttcGATTATGAGTGATAATGATGGATGAATGAATGACCGAAGATTTTTCTAATATAAATCGTGCCtctaattttatttttctctttcGTTCTATTGAAGCCAGCGTATATGCAGGAATGTTCATTTTATGCTTTTTATTTGCGGCCACGGAACGAGATTCAGTTTTTTTGCGTGGTGGTGgattataaattttcatACCATCACCTTGTGGCTGCAGAACGAAGTAACACGTAAACTTCGCAACTACaccaaaaaatgaaaataaataaaaatcataccattattattataagGGGTGGGTTATGCGCACATAGAACCGCCCGATGTCTAAATATAAATCTGGCAGTCTCCGACTttcattttgattcttttaattcaaaaaaatcctattaatttcttcttcaattcaTACTAtataagaagaagaaaaagctTAGTTCAGTCATCACGTTGGTCCGATTTTTTAAACGATATCTATTAATAATAGGTATCAGTATTATTTTAGTTTATTGTAACCAATCTTTGTACACATTCGCCTCGTCATTCATGTCCAAAATCTTGTCGTCAATCCCAGGAAATATGAGTAAATCAATAGCTAAGTACGATACAATTGTGATTGGATCAGGGTTAGCTGGATTAACCACAACCTATCAGTTGCTGAAAGCTGGTCAAAAGGTGGCATTGTTAGAgaaaagtgaaaaattagGGGGTAATTCCATTAAAGCTTCATCAGGTATCAATGGTGTTCCCacaaaatatcaaaagcAGCCACTGACGGACTCCATTGAATCCTTTGTTCAAGATACTTTAAAAACTGGGAAAAATTTGAACGATAAGAAGATGGTTGATATTTTAACTAAGAATTCACGTGATGCTATTTACTGGCTTAGCGATGAAATAAATGTCGATTTGTCTAATGTTGTCTTGTTGGGTGGACATTCGCATGCCAGGACTCACAAGGGTGACAAGTTGCCTCCTGGATTTGCAATAGTTTCCGCGTTAACTAAGAAGCTTGACGGTTTCCAAGCTGAAAACCCTGATCAACTTACAATTTTAAAGAGTTCCACTTTGACCAAAATTTTAACAGAAGGAAACAAAGTCAAGGGAATAGAATTTACCGACAGTGAAAAACAACCCCAAGAAATGTATGCAGACAATGTTGTGTTGGCCACTGGTGGGTTCTCCGCTGATTTTGACTCACCCACATCATTGTTGCAAAAGTACAGACCTGACTTGCTTGGATTTCCTCTGTCAAATGGTGCACAAACAACTGGTGACGGACAAAAAATCGCAGAGCGTGATGTCAATGCCGAGTTGATTCATATGGATAAAGTTCAAGTACACCCTACTGGATTTATGAAAGTATCCAATCCTAAtgaaaattggaaattcCTTTGTGGTGAGCTCATGAGAGGTATTGGTGGTATTTTACTTTCACCGGTTACTGGTTGGAGATTTGTCGACGAATTACAACCAAGAGATGTTGTTACGGATGCAGTATTGAAACATTCTCAGATCGGTCAAAACAATGAGATTGGGTTGAAATCTGATAATGGAGATGGCTACGGTTCTGTGATTGTTATTAGCGGCAACGACTACCAAAAAGCCACCACTCACATCGAGTTCTACAAGTCCCAAGGGTTATTACAAGAAGGATCAATTGAGGATTTGTATTACTTgttgatcaaattgaatCCAAAATTGCCATTAACCCTCGACCAGTTAAAGGATAAATTTTCCGGTTGTGACGCGATCATTGAAGGTACACAACAGGATAGTTTAGGAAGAACAAAATTCGGGGGCAGATTTGGagatttgaagaaattgtatTTTGGAGTGACTACACCAGTTGTACATTTCACGATGGGTGGTATCAAGGTTAACCCATCAAATGCCAAAGTTGTCACTAAATCAGGTGATACAATCTCGAACTTGTTTGCTATCGGTGAAGTAAGTGCAGGTGTACATGGTAATAACCGTTTGGGGGGATCTTCCTTACTTGAATGTGTTGTATTTGGTAGATTTGTTAGTGAGAATATACTTTCAGGCAAAAACTAGTTCACAATCTATCTAGATAAGAGTTCATAGTTTGTGATTTTATTGTAGagtatataataaatacatttttatttgtccagtttcaataaattactcttattattgatatttttatattatatgTATTTACTATTTGaataaaagtaaaataataataaatgcCTTTTATTTGTATGAAACCAAGTCATTATATTACACCAAATAATGGATATGAACCACattattttcttaattCATCGtaactattttttttaaacttcCCCTATATATGTAGACAACAAACTTAGATGTTAGATGGGTACAACATAATTCTAACAGAAGCACCAAAAGTCTTTGGTGGCAAGTTCTTTTTGAAGTTAGCTCTGACTAAACCGTTGTTACCGTGAGTTCTGGTGACTTTACCCCAGATAACTCTGATCTTAGAACCTCTGATTTCTTTTGGAGCTCTATAAACGTAAGCAATTCTTTTACCCAAGTAGAATTTAGCGTCTTTTGGAGAAGCAACACCttcaatttgaatcaatGACACGTTTGGGTTAGTAACGCTCTTAGAACGTTGGTAAGAAATGTGTTTACCTTTAACGTATactataaaaaaatgttaGTATTTGATTTCGAAAATCAACTAGTACAGACACaaataatggtaataagAAGGAAACTTGAAATTCTTGTAAACAGTCATTATTCCAGATATACTCAAGTAGATTGATTTTTCcataatattttgaatcGATTCTTGTGAATACTTTGTTGCTGACTTACGTGGTTGAATACTACCGAAATAAATCAGCATATCCAAATAAGTCAGATATTTATACCCCTAAactattattgatattctAAATGTTCTTCATAAATTCCCTTTATTATATGATTTGtagtttattaatttaacaaattgatGGAATCCTCTAAAGTCTCTTTTGCTTGACTTGCCAAATCTcgattttcaattttcattcatttcATAAATGACTTAGTTTCATAGTTCCTTCTTGTTTCTACTAGTTTGCTATAGTCTGCTTTCATTTTTGAACATACATCTGTGTGATTCAGCCATTGTTAATAGTTTAGTTATCTTAAATGGTTATATAAGAACAAGgttgtttgaaattttttatgACAAAATTAGATActgagttttttttttttttcgcagTACTCAGTCACACACgctctctctctctctgCAGAACTCTATGGAATGACTGTTACTACAGAAGCtactaacaaaaaaaaataatacaaaaagCAAAGTGTGCGTGCACACAAGTCAGTGCGACTAAATGTGTGCAGTAATATTTATACTTTCACAACCTGTATATAATAGCCCTACTTTATTGCACGTGATAGCCCTAATCTTGTAAGTTGCAgtagacaaaaaaaaaagatactGCGTTTCTATTCGAAAATTGATTGCAAATGATATACTGATTTGTAATCCTTCTATAGTAAACtgtttatatttaaatgatgTACTACTATTATAAACATTATTTTacgaaattgaaaaaaccTACTctaaattcatttaaaagactatttctttttcatcttccaactttttcaagttAACTCTCCAATGCTTGGCTTCACCATGGTCATACTTTGAGTCTTTCAAAGTTCCTGAAGGTGCATTATGGATGGATAAGTTTGAAATGTTGGTCAAGTTTGTaaattcatctttaatAGGTGCATCTGCATCCTTGTTTAAGTAATCGATTTTATCAAACCATCTAGTTTCCCAAGTTATGCCTGCGTCTTTTTCCTGTTTTCTTAATTTACGTTGCtcattttcaatcaacGTTTTTTCAGTTGCAATTAAATTGTAGTCGGACTTCTTAATAGCTTCTGCAACTTTAAACCAAGCTTTTCTGGATTCTAATTTATGTTGTTCTTCGATGGGCTTCACCTGCAAATGATGAGTTGGGGTTTTGCTTGCATCGTAAAACACGTCATTTTTGGAAGTTGGAGTAGAAGAACCTTTACCAATATATGACTTCCCTGACCATTGACCCAGAATAGTCACCAAGGCATTTTCTTTGCTGGCACTAGCATACGCATCACGGTAAATTCTTGCTTTAAAAGTGTTCTTCTTACCGGAAATCCAACCACGTCCACTATATTCAATTACGGCAATGTGACCACTGGATGCTTGTATGTATGAGATACCTtccaattcaacaaaagGAGCAGCAGTAATCAAACCTTCAATATGCAAAGGTGGCAAGGTGATCAAAAATGTTTCATCTATTTCTGGATATTTCAACAAGGCATGTCCGTATTGCTTGATATTTATAGAAGTAGTAGAAATACTTGATGTGATACCATTGTAACCTTGTAAAACAACCCCGtgctttttgtttttaatgGCATATGCAGTCACCGGTGGATGATGGCTGACTTGTTCAGACACCAAGTCGGTCTCTCCTGTCTTGTCATCTTGCCATTTTCCTACGAAAACTTCACCCAAAAATGGATTTAAAGGTTTCTTTTCACTACCCATACTTTCGTTTCTTGAGCAATATTGAGACTTTAATGTAGATATAAACCATCTTGTAACGGCTATCATTTGCTGTAAATTGATAgcttcaatttcttctttggcTGGGTTTTCCGTGGTTTTGATTAAACTTGGGgcaataaataaatcagGATGCTCGGCCCAATATTGAGAATATTCCACCAATGAAGTGGGGGACAAGATAAAAGGTGGTGCTGTCAAGGACGATAAATCTCCATTGAAGGAGGCAATTGACTTTAAAAATGAGGTCCAGGATGACGATTTAGCTGTTTCTTCAGAACTGGATTTGGAGTTTGACatgacaaaaaaatatactgTTGGCTTGAAGACGATGTgttattttaaaatatagataatcaataaaatgCAACTACTGCAggatttttgttttctcttttttgttttttttggtggtgtttctttttattcCTAAACTTTATAGAGATGTAGTAATACgttattaaacaaaaaatatgaatatgCCACAACTAAGGATGTTTAAGATTTCGTTTGGGAAAAGGATTCAACAGATTAATTTGCTGTTCGTTTTCGCCCTTGTCGTTTCCGTTTGGCGCGTTCAGTGAGGGAATGagggagaaaaaaaaaatgtagggaaaaataaattagaGAGTGAGAGTCAAAGATTGGAAACGGGAAAGTAAAAGGAAAAGATAACTTCGGTTTGTGTTCGCTTGTATAGATTTTCTGAACGCTCTTGTGATTGTGTTGAAAGTGCGATATGGATATTTCGGATGTTTCTGAAACCAACTGTACCATTTGTTAGACATCACTACTTAAGTTGTTCCTActatatacatatacacATCTATGGTATGATACCACATTTTTTCTATTTCCTTTCTAAAGCTTGATGTAGATCTTCCTCTTATCCAAATATAAGGCGAGCAATGTCCAAGTAAGACTATAGCCAATCAAGATAATCACTGCCATTTTATTGCTAGTTTCCAAAGTGTTGATGGACATGTTAATAAACCCTGTTAATAAATTGCTGACCAAGAAGATAAATAAACCATTGTTATTAATAGAGTCCAATACAGTAGAAGTAAGGTTCCCCgggataaatttttcaattaagtCATAACATAATAAAAACGTAGCATTGTACGAAACGACCCACATGACGTAGGGGAAATTGGCCAATCGTCTTGAAATTGGTTGCAAGAATGATAAGTTGCTGATGAACAAACTGAAAGCTAAGTGATAGAAGATACATGCCAAATATAATCCCTGAGTAGTGGCGACTGAGAAAAACAGCAGCAGCTCTTTCTtgtgttgtttttttgaaatacGAATTTTGCTAATGGTTATTAAGTTgttctttgttttgtaGCCTGTTAAAACAAATGACCCAAAAGACTGACCAATTATAAAAATACAAAGATATCCAATAAACGAAAAAATACCTTCTTTATTCATGGTGATGAGAGATTCAAGTCTGTTTTCGCTGCTCAAAATGAACTTCAACAAACCAGTCTTATTCAACGCTACCTCATAAGCAATTGAGATACCAATTCCTATTATGAAGCGTGGAACCAAATTCAACACCGGGTCTAATATTCCCAATACAATTGGCAAGAACCCTAAtgtgaagaaaaaattccAATGGATTCCATACTCTGTTTCGTGTTCCTGATAGTCCAATTGCTTAACACTAACAAAACGAATAGCTCCTAAAACAAGTATAGGCACTGACTTGATAAAGTTCTGCttgattgttttcaaataacTCTTCCAACTAAATTTGTAGTTGTCGGTGTGGTTCTTGATCAATTGTCGAGAATTAGCCAACCCCATGGAGAACACAAACGACCCAACTCCTAAATCCATCATTGACGTGCCCCATGTTTCCACTTTGGCAAATCTTCTTGGGAAAATAGGAAAATCAACAGCTAATATAGCTAGATTAGTAATTATCAACATTTGAGAACGATAGGCTGttataaattgttttctCGGCAATAGTTCGTCCGATTTATCTTCTTTTGTATCATTTTGTCTATGGGGTGAAGATGGTTTCTCAACATGGTAATTCACTAGATATATAACTAATGATGgaataacaataaaataatgCAAATAAGAAGGGCTGTTGCTATAAACAGTAATGGATGCTAGAATTGTCAACACATTAAGAATGTAGTCGTAAATCAAAGCTAAATCACCAAGAgactttttcaacaatctAAAGGACAAATAAGATGATAATGCTATACTGGTTACAGCataaatttcttcaattgtgCCACCAGTCAAATCTGAGACAAATTgttctttcaattgttttaaagACGATGACATGGTAACAACTCAATTATGCGGGGAATTTAATGCCagaaataaaaagttgttaattgaaaataataattaaaggGTAAGTGGAAGATAGGAAAGAAGGAGGAGATTTGGTTGTTCAGTGAACAGTTTGGTTGAGGTCAAGAATTTTTAgttaacttcttggtggGTTTTTGTATTTATGCACCgaacaatttttaaatcgggtgtcaaaaaataatttcaaactttAAATAAATCTAATTAGTTCACTTTAGATAAATCAACACTGCGATGTaggtttgttgtttcaattgagATTCAAGTGTTTCTTTCTAAGCACCACAATTCAGGTTCTCTTTCTGAAAACCGTTGTCAATTCGATTCTTTACACTCTAAAGAATATATTGTGTTGTAGATCACGACTGAGTTAGTAAAATTGTGCGAATAGCCTGAcaagggaaaaaaaaaaattttactTTTGAAGGAAAAAAGATTTGAGTTAGTTTCAAAATGGGGAAAgtaataaacaataaaatcccattaatttatcaaagaTCTTACTAAAGACTCAAGTTAATTTGTCATTATTGTTTAGTCGTATTCAAGTAACTACTCAATAATCTTATTCTATTACAGCTAGCTAATAcattcaataaaaattgtataataaaaattgtgGCTAGTTTATCATATTTTCATACAGATAACAAAGAAAAGGTTTCAAAGTCTGCTCTATTCCATCCAAATAGAGCCTTCAATATGTCGAATTCAATTGGATTTGAGGAGGAAAATGATACAGCTTGTGATGCAACGTCCAAAGTCAAGCAACTGCGCTCGGCACTGAGTTTGAACTCATCGTCGTCAAGACGCAATTCATTAGAAAGAATGTCACACGATGAAGGTATCTCGTCACCAACCAGCAGCATTAATTATAtgtcatcttcatcaacaaaatcaccaccaccttcACCTCCGAAATCTCCACGTTTGGAAAACACCAAAAAGATGTTCAAAATGATGTCTATTACATCGCCCATGGGATCGCTGAGCGAGTCAGTGGTGCTCTCTGATTCAGACGAAAGAAGTTCTTTGGAATTACAAGAGCGAGGTACTATCACTCCATCAAGACATATGGAGATAAATCAGAGCTCCGATGAAGATGATACAGAATTTGATTCCACGAGATTGAGGTTTTCGGCCCGCAAAGGTCGTAGAAAGAGTGGGACTGACGAGGAGAGTCCTAGCAAACGATCTATAAAACTTTCAAGGGGGGCATCACCAGCACGAAAAGGGCGCAGAAGAGGTAGCAGTCCTTCTCCTCACTCTGATACAAACACCCAAGGGAAATCATCTTCCACAAGTAAACGCAAGTTACGTAGAAAATCAAAGGAGAGTGATAAGTCTCATAGGTCTGAATTTTTTGGTACAGGATATACATCCATGCCAACATCCGGGAAAGTATTTAGAAATTTGCTAATATTGGAAGAGAATCTTAGAGAGCAGGTGATACAGCAGCGAGCCATGAGACGCAAATATTTGACATTTTTAAGTATATTGTGCTCCATCATTGCCGCATTGTCAcatcatttatttttcttagATAACTCATCTACGGGTACTTTGAAAGTCATTTTGCAATTCTGCTTATTGGCGACAATAGTAACATTGATGTTGTACCATTTATCAGGGGAATACCAGAAAACTATTGTGCTACCACGAAGGTTTTTATCACTGACAAATCAAGGTTTGAGACAATTAAATGTTAGGTTGGTTAAGATAAAAACGCCATTTTTCGACAAGTTGACCGATTTGATTAGAGAAATTCTGTTGGCAAttgtcaattttaatttaagTGTTTTCCACAAATTGTCACCTGAATCGATTCAAAATAAGAATTCGAAAATAGAAGTATTTTTAGTGACTTGTCAATCTCAATGCCAACCCAGAATAGGTGTTACTGACGTTAAGTTAGTGTTGAATGCAAGAGTTTTCAATACTGATATCAGAGAAGGTTGGGAAATGTACCGAAGTGAGTTTTGGATAAATGAAGGtataagaagaagaaataatatgctttctttcatttctGGCTCTCCTGTAGCCAAGCCTGTTGGTTtgaagagaagaaaaagaaaatctgAAAATAATGACTCGTCCATTAAACCAAAGAGCATCCCTGCTTCATTAAGTGAACAAAACTTGCAGGTACTTAGTAGTGGATTTGAGTATAACAATGACAATAATGTTGATCTCAGAAGTGAAACAAGCAGCCCATTAAGATCAGATACTTTGGTTAGTGATTAATTTTCTCGtaatataattttaatgaatGTTTTTGagttgttttcttttttttttgtattttgcATGTGTGTATACACTTATATAACTGGTTTTTATATAAAGATGAACAATATATAATGATAGTACGTAACGTTGTGTGTTTCAGCAGTACACTGTTGCTCTCTGCGGTGTTGAAGAGAAACAAGACCACGAAAACCTTTAATTCTTGTAGTTTTGAGTAAATGATATATGTAAGCTTAATTTCTGGTGTATATCTAGAAATGTTAAGTAGAATTTACACTTTACAGACTTGGTCTTGAACTGTCCAATTGcatattgatttattctACATTCAGAAGGATTGTGATTTCAGAGTTCTTTTATTGCACAAAAACGtatgaagaaaaatttgttcTGGTAtccacaaaaaaaaaatatcaatctCATCTCTTcacttttcaattttaggattcttttcaaagttttactattatatttataccTTCAAAAACTATATTAACGGTAACAATGAGTGaagaaataatatcaaAGAAGCCATCTAAACCACAGGCATCAAGAAAGGGTAAAAGAGCCTGGAGGAA
Coding sequences within it:
- a CDS encoding 60S ribosomal protein eL33 (Ribosomal 60S subunit protein; Spider biofilm repressed) — its product is MAESHRLYVKGKHISYQRSKSVTNPNVSLIQIEGVASPKDAKFYLGKRIAYVYRAPKEIRGSKIRVIWGKVTRTHGNNGLVRANFKKNLPPKTFGASVRIMLYPSNI
- the YTH1 gene encoding cleavage polyadenylation factor RNA-binding subunit (Putative mRNA cleavage and polyadenylation specificity factor; transcription is regulated upon yeast-hyphal switch; decreased expression in hyphae compared to yeast-form cells; fluconazole or flucytosine induced): MLQSNPVIHPNTSNRHFKFEPFLRQEYNFGLDPDRPVCQFYNPLNPDNSCPQGNNCPNKHVSAMYSNKIVCKHWLRGLCKKGDHCEFLHEYNLRKMPECLFYSKNGYCTQTSECLYLHVDPQSKIPECLNYNQGFCSEGPNCKNRHVRRVLCPLYLYGFCPKGPECEFTHPKFDFHNLNLRIRPDNLIQMTSKHVDNSKEESDKKEDSEPKEESI
- the OSM1 gene encoding Osm1p (Putative flavoprotein subunit of fumarate reductase; soluble protein in hyphae; caspofungin repressed; stationary phase enriched protein; flow model biofilm induced; Spider biofilm repressed), producing MSKILSSIPGNMSKSIAKYDTIVIGSGLAGLTTTYQLSKAGQKVALLEKSEKLGGNSIKASSGINGVPTKYQKQPSTDSIESFVQDTLKTGKNLNDKKMVDILTKNSRDAIYWLSDEINVDLSNVVLLGGHSHARTHKGDKLPPGFAIVSALTKKLDGFQAENPDQLTILKSSTLTKILTEGNKVKGIEFTDSEKQPQEMYADNVVLATGGFSADFDSPTSLLQKYRPDLLGFPSSNGAQTTGDGQKIAERDVNAELIHMDKVQVHPTGFMKVSNPNENWKFLCGELMRGIGGILLSPVTGWRFVDELQPRDVVTDAVLKHSQIGQNNEIGLKSDNGDGYGSVIVISGNDYQKATTHIEFYKSQGLLQEGSIEDLYYLLIKLNPKLPLTLDQLKDKFSGCDAIIEGTQQDSLGRTKFGGRFGDLKKLYFGVTTPVVHFTMGGIKVNPSNAKVVTKSGDTISNLFAIGEVSAGVHGNNRLGGSSLLECVVFGRFVSENILSGKN
- the COG4 gene encoding Golgi transport complex subunit (Ortholog(s) have role in CVT pathway, establishment of cell polarity, filamentous growth of a population of unicellular organisms, macroautophagy, pexophagy, retrograde transport, vesicle recycling within Golgi); this translates as MKQSNGSGASGFHSFKGLNEAEVAKTTAELKAKYQSSSTPNDLYNLIDEIDAAMANIDNNLNNFTALNSGRLQQDITNIELARTTKLSSTISNSSKLTSIFSQANDLGHKLTFKIKSLDQEIGNVNKTLDYVTNIQLLKNNINQANYAIEHKNWELAAQCIHTINSKIPSELISGKYASVVIPSTELPESPTVAIANWIDKLTQVFKEKFTEAAKAKNVEQLTKFFQLFPLINQEEIGLNCYSKFICEIINETSKSLTAGLENAHDLKPAIFSNVVMQLFENISMMLSQHGPLIKKYYSATYPSALSYVISKIQREIDLQVGIIADTFYDLRRLDKHFQDIKLYSFPVLTRRLAELKDHPNQDQESRRTSFDTSDDLLPIRLIGDLIQELSSIFENWTLYCRFITVKYLQEPKHRQNGKEVVTGKSPTEDKDALLLPDLIRKSTFTRKINEKLLPSFETLYKFYFRRSIEKSITIEELPSLDAYLVLSNEPGVHPEQVPISSVVEDLTLVLNNTLRNIIQSGLPTAVKSFINESFGIVQQDLLNGFFIKNLNDNQPRYNQTLSLIDPASTINRTNSPISRSATPDVHGGSGGLSTGAGFLKGASSALGSVVSGSGAIVGSLQTTPNNTKLLSFIIYLNTVAMAQEYFTKVFQNINKDSYLQSYYPFGKDKSKISNILQQDFLDPFTSVSNKIISESLINLYNQSIKNKLLLLVNEFFTDIPTANNENNYVIYSSNNINDPTILIKFTSNWQSLMKPYLQTLHKTLWSKLLRLVVVNLTNLLEKKLFMILNKLKINELGAIKLEKDVSYLINEICRDNYYLREKFVRLTQIVLLVGMDDEEYEESNQPVTKARETEEDGGEGRDDFDDEIGGINWVLTPQERIQIRKYRI